A genomic stretch from Oncorhynchus tshawytscha isolate Ot180627B linkage group LG07, Otsh_v2.0, whole genome shotgun sequence includes:
- the LOC112254411 gene encoding actin-related protein 2/3 complex subunit 4 translates to MQAWHYNFRLQTQNNREMTATLRPYLNAVRATLQAALCLENFSSQVVERHNKPEVEVRSSKELLLQPVVISRNDKEKVLIEGSINSVRVSIAVKQADEIEKILCHKFMRFMMMRAENFFILRRKSVEGYDISFLITNFHTEQMYKHKLVDFVITFMEEIDKEISEMKLSVNARARIVAEEFLKNF, encoded by the exons ACAGCGACACTACGCCCATACCTGAATGCTGTGCGTGCCACACTGCAGGCCGCCCTCTGCCTGGAGAACTTCTCCTCTCAGGTGGTGGAGCGCCACAACAAGCCAGAGGTGGAGGTCAG GAGTAGTAAAGAGCTCTTACTACAGCCTGTGGTAATCAGCCGCAATGACAAGGAGAAGGTCCTAATCGAGGGCTCCATCAACTCTGTGCGAGTCAGCATTGCTGTGAAGCAG GCTGATGAGATTGAGAAGATCCTGTGCCACAAGTTCATGCGCTTCATGATGATGAGAGCAGAGAACTTCTTCATTCTCAGGAGGAAATCCGTTGAG GGCTATGACATTAGTTTCCTCATCACCAACTTCCACACGGAGCAGATGTACAAGCACAAGCTAGTGGACTTCGTCATTACCTTCATGGAGGAGATTGACAAGGAGATCAGTGAGATGAAGCTGTCTGTCAATGCCCGTGCCCGTATCGTTGCGGAGGAGTTCCTCAAGAAT TTCTGA